One genomic segment of Erythrolamprus reginae isolate rEryReg1 chromosome 2, rEryReg1.hap1, whole genome shotgun sequence includes these proteins:
- the LOC139158331 gene encoding vomeronasal type-2 receptor 26-like produces the protein MTPDALLDLLSDGEASVPNYRCGRQRNTVAVLEEAETGISIQISNMLSTYKIPQISYSFVSQILKDKTQFPFFYPMLPAEGVQYPGIVQLLFHFRWNLVGLIAPETDQGERFMRTMSSLMLSNGICAVIQKTFPLNALNIIFILEKYFKWRHVNVFVYGSEINSFQAGIMIVQEAFQRIQGPIAGKVWITTAHWDLNPEMMYNSFSLKYFSAIFSFPIRKRNCANYEDLLDFRLPLSYITRNSFTCSSIKDDISVKVWKRCRQREHLMTLKKEDIDRVMTLDSHLIYNTIWAVGRILNSAYVSLFKRTLRNRGMKVEAPKLKAWQLHSFVQSSEFHNNSIEGVYLDEKGDLTVDLDIVNWVIFPNKSYKRLKSGRLEKQASQNVKVIIDQKTIPQPLPLSKCVESCRPGFMKVVQEGNPICCYDCHPCAEGTISTIEDAEKCTKCPPEEYPNNNQDDCIPKTETFLSYQENLGIVLVSLALFLSLITGFILGIFIKFQETFIVKANNRDLSYVLLISLLLSFLTSFLFIGPPRRATCLLQQTIFSNIFSIAISTVLAKTVMVVLAFLATKPGNKVQRWLGKSLANSIILSCSGIQVVLCSIWLGTSPPFFESDMNSQSAEIILQCNEGSVVMFYLALGYMAFLALICFTVAFLARKLPGAFNEAKLITFSMLVFCSVWITFVPTYLSTKAKYMVAVQVFSILASSAGLLGCIFIPKCYIIFLRPDLNTKQYLFSK, from the exons ATGACTCCAGATGCTTTGCTGGATCTCCTTTCAGATGGTGAAGCCAGTGTTCCCAACTACAGGTGTGGAAGGCAGAGAAACACAGTGGCTGTGCTGGAAGAAGCTGAGACTGGCATCTCCATCCAGATTTCAAATATGTTGAGCACCTACAAAATCCCTCAG ATCAGTTACAGTTTTGTTTCCCAGATTCTAAAGGATAAAACTCAGTTTCCTTTCTTTTACCCGATGCTCCCTGCTGAAGGAGTCCAGTATCCAGGGATTGTCCAACTGCTATTCCATTTCAGATGGAACTTGGTTGGTCTGATTGCTCCAGAAACTGACCAGGGGGAGAGGTTCATGAGGACAATGTCCTCTTTGATGTTAAGCAATGGCATTTGTGCAGTTATACAGAAAACATTTCCATTAAATGcacttaatataatttttatacttgaaaaatatttcaagTGGAGACATGTCAATGTCTTTGTTTATGGTTCAGAGATTAATTCATTCCAGGCAGGAATAATGATTGTACAAGAAGCATTTCAAAGAATTCAAGGACCGATTGCAGGAAAAGTCTGGATCACCACAGCTCACTGGGATCTGAATCCTGAGATGATGTATAATAGCTTTTCCTTGAAATATTTTAGCGCCATTTTTTCCTTTCCGATACGGAAAAGGAACTGTGCAAACTACGAGGATTTACTTGACTTTCGCCTACCCCTAAGTTATATTACGCGGAACTCATTTACATGTTCATCCATTAAAGATGATATTTCAGTGAAAGTCTGGAAGCGATGCAGACAGAGAGAACACCTGATGACTCTGAAGAAAGAGGATATTGATCGGGTCATGACTCTGGATAGCCATCTCATTTACAACACCATCTGGGCTGTGGGAAGGATCTTAAATTCAGCTTATGTATCTTTATTCAAGAGAACACTGAGGAACAGAGGTATGAAAGTTGAAGCTCCAAAGCTAAAGGCTTGGCAG CTTCACTCCTTTGTTCAAAGCTCTGAGTTTCACAATAATTCTATAGAAGGGGTATATTTGGATGAAAAAGGAGATCTGACAGTTGACCTGGACATTGTGAACTGGGTCATTTTTCCCAATAAATCTTACAAGAGATTGAAATCTGGGAGATTAGAAAAACAGGCATCTCAGAATGTTAAAGTTATCATCGACCAGAAGACTATTCCACAG CCCTTGCCTctttccaaatgtgtggaaagctGTCGTCCTGGATTCATGAAAGTAGTtcaggaagggaatcccatctgCTGCTACGACTGTCATCCTTGTGCAGAAGGAACCATCTCCACCATAGAAG ATGctgaaaaatgcaccaaatgTCCACCAGAAGAGTATCCAAATAACAACCAAGATGACTGTATTCCTAAGACTGAAACTTTTCTATCCTATCAAGAAAATCTGGGCATTGTCCTGGTTTCCCTTGCCCTGTTCCTGTCTTTGATAACAGGTTTCATCTTGGGAATTTTCATTAAATTCCAAGAAACTTTCATAGTCAAAGCCAACAATCGAGATCTCTCCTACGTCCTCCTCATATCCCTCTTGCTCTCCTTCTTGACCTCATTCCTGTTCATTGGCCCACCAAGGAGAGCTACTTGCCTTCTTCAACAAACAATTTTCAGCAACATCTTCTCAATTGCCATTTCTACTGTCTTGGCAAAAACAGTCATGGTAGTGTTAGCATtcttggccacaaaaccagggaaTAAAGTGCAGAGATGGTTAGGGAAGAGCTTGGCTAATTCCATCATACTTTCATGTTCTGGTATTCAAGTTGTTCTCTGCAGCATCTGGTTAGGCACTTCTCCCCCATTCTTTGAGTCAGATATGAACTCACAATCTgcagagatcatcctgcaatgcaatgaaggctctgttgtcatgttctacctTGCCCTTGGCTATATGGCCTTCCTGGCTCTcatctgcttcacagtggctttctTGGCCAGGAAACtacctggggccttcaatgaagccaaactcATCACGTTCAGCATGctagtcttctgcagtgtctggataACCTTTGTACCAACCTACCTAAGCACCAAAGCGAAGTATATGGTGGCTGTACAGGTTTTTTCCATCTTGGCCTCCAGCGCTGGACTTCtgggttgcatcttcatccccaagtgctatattatttttttaagaccAGACCTGAATACAAagcaatatttattttcaaaataa